One genomic segment of Podarcis muralis chromosome 18, rPodMur119.hap1.1, whole genome shotgun sequence includes these proteins:
- the LOC144326095 gene encoding uncharacterized protein LOC144326095, with product MVPPSSTETESSTTTKTTGPTVTSAEATTSVISTVVPPSSTKTESSTTTKTTGPTVTSAEATTSVISTVVPSSSTETESSTTTKTTGSTVTSAKATTSVISTMVPPSSTETESSTTTKRTGPTVTSAEATRSPITKSVPPSSTETESSTTTKTTGPTVTSAEATTSVISTVVPSSSTETESSTTTKTTGPTVTTAEATTSVISTVVPSSSTETESSTTTKTTGPTVTSAEATSSVISTTVPPSSTETESSTTTKTTGPTVTSAEATSSVISTTVPPSSTETESSTTTKRTGPTVTSAEATRSPITKSVPPSSTETEFSTTTKTTGPTVTTAEATTSVISTVVPSSSTETEFSTTTKTTGPTVTSAEATTSVISTVVPSSSTETESSTTTKTTGPTVTTAEATTSVISTVVPPSSTETESSTMTKPTGPTYRNGIQYHHKDNRANSDICRSYKVSNHKVGAPIK from the exons ATGGTTCCCCCATCAAGTACCGAAACTGAATCCAGCACCACCACAAAGACCACAGGACCAACAGTGACATCTGCAGAAGCCACAACTTCTGTGATCTCCACTGTGGTTCCCCCATCAAGTACTAAAACTGAATCCAGCACCACCACAAAGACCACAGGACCAACAGTGACATCTGCAGAAGCCACAACTTCTGTGATCTCCACTGTGGTTCCCTCATCAAGTACCGAAACTGAATCCAGTACCACGACAAAGACAACAGGGTCAACAGTGACATCTGCAAAAGCCACAACTTCTGTGATCTCCACTATGGTTCCCCCATCAAGTACCGAAACTGAATCCAGTACCACCACAAAGAGAACAGGCCCAACAGTGACATCTGCAGAAGCCACAAGGTCTCCAATCACAAAGTCGGTTCCCCCATCAAGTACCGAAACTGAATCCAGTACCACCACAAAGACCACAGGACCAACAGTGACATCTGCAGAAGCCACAACTTCTGTGATCTCCACTGTGGTTCCCTCATCAAGTACCGAAACTGAATCCAGTACCacgacaaagacaacaggcccaACAGTGACAACTGCAGAAGCCACAACTTCTGTGATCTCCACTGTGGTTCCCTCATCAAGTACCGAAACTGAATCCAGTACCACCACAAAAACAACAGGGCCAACAGTGACATCTGCAGAAGCCACAAGTTCTGTGATCTCCACTACGGTTCCCCCATCAAGTACCGAAACGGAATCCAGTACCACCACAAAGACCACAGGACCAACAGTGACATCTGCAGAAGCCACAAGTTCTGTGATCTCCACTACGGTTCCCCCATCAAGTACCGAAACTGAATCCAGTACCACCACAAAGAGAACAGGCCCAACAGTGACATCTGCAGAAGCCACAAGGTCTCCAATCACAAAGTCGGTTCCCCCATCAAGTACCGAAACTGAATTCAGTACCACCACAAAAACAACAGGCCCAACAGTGACAACTGCAGAAGCCACAACTTCTGTGATCTCCACTGTGGTTCCCTCATCAAGTACCGAAACTGAATTCAGTACCACCACAAAAACAACAGGACCAACAGTGACATCTGCAGAAGCCACAACTTCTGTGATCTCCACTGTGGTTCCCTCATCAAGTACCGAAACTGAATCCAGTACCacgacaaagacaacaggcccaACAGTGACAACTGCAGAAGCCACAACTTCGGTGATCTCCACTGTGGTTCCCCCATCAAGTACCGAAACTGAATCCAGTACCATGACAAAGCCAACAGGCCCAACA TACCGAAACGGAATCCAGTACCACCACAAAGACAACAGGGCCAACAGTGACATCTGCAGAAGCTACAAGGTCTCCAATCACAAAGTCGGTGCCCCCATCAAGTAG